Part of the Solibacillus sp. FSL R7-0668 genome, AAATATACAGCTATAACAACCCAACTTCAGATGCCGATGTAACGTTAAGGTTTTTTGAGGGTAAATTTAAGTCAAACGGTGAACTAAAAGGTTCTATGTAAGACTCTTAATGCTTAATATCTTAATCACTTTTATACAATTGTTCTTCAACAATGAGGAGCTATTGTTGAAGAAGCGTCTCTATTTTCAATCCAGCAGCTAAGATTTTCAACCAGTCTTAGCTGCTTTTTATTTCATTAGGTTACCAAACATCGCTTTGGGAAGGTTTCCTCTGTATCAAAATACATCGTTATTGACATCTTTATGCAAGTGATGTAAAGTTAGCTTTACGTAAAGCTAACTTTACTATAGGTAGGTGAAATAATGAAAAATAATATTAAGGACTTACGTGCAAAATATGATTTTTCTCAAGATGTGCTAGCTGAGAAATTAGGTGTCTCTAGGCAAACCATAATATCTTTGGAAAAAGGACGTTATAATCCTTCAATCACATTAGCATTTAAGTTATCGCGTTTATTTAATTGTCATATTGAAGATATTTTTATTTATGAGGAGGACAATCAATGAAAAACAATAGAGTAATTTTTTTAATTATCGGTTTCATTATGTTAATAAATGCATTTCTAATTAATGGTGCTTATATTTTTTCAGGCAAGTTTCCAGAAGGACTAATGATTGTTGCTCTAACAATTATGGCATTTTGTTTAGCCTATTTAGCACCACACTTTTCTGCAAAAGATGAACGTGCTCAAAAAATCCGTGAACGTGCAGTATATATTAGTTATTTTTGGGGTATTGGTTTTGCCGTCATTTTAATGATGATTTTCAACCCTATATCGTCTCTTCATCTAGCTGCTTTTCAAGTATTATCATTATTTATGGCATTATATATTTCTACTGTCTTTTTAAATATGGTTTATTATGCAAGAAAATATTGAAAATATTATTAAAATGTTCCCAAATGGAAGTTTGGGAATACAATCAAAAAAAGCCGTAAAGCACTGATTTAACAGTGTTTTATGGCTTTTTAATATCACTTTTATAGTTGCTTAATATACGAATCTATCAAACCTGTTTATAATAGAAAATAGGCAAAAGTAAAAATCGCTACAACTGCGGGAACAGTTATAGCGACAAGGTATTTCTATCTCGTTAGATTAAGAATACCATCATTTTATTTTGTCTACAACAAAAACAGAATAGGTGATAAAAATGAAAAACCTACCAGGTATCGTGAAGGTTCGTAAAACAAGCTTTTACACGCAAGTACATTCACACCCAATCCAACAAGATTTAGAAGATCTTCGTTCGATTGGTCTACTGGCATATGTGCAGTCCATGAGTGAAGATTTTGTCTTACATAAATCATTCTTGTATTCTAAATTTTCTCGGAGAAATGTTGAAGCAGCCATTAAAGAGCTCACAGAGAAAAATTACTGGTTCTCGCTGAAACTTCACTATCAAGGCCAACTTGTTTACGCTCATTATGTAAGTGATGTAATCTTTTCTGAAGAACAAATTATCGAAGAGGTTTTCAGTTTAGAAGGTGCAAAATTTCTCGGGATTTCAACAGGTCACGAAGGTTTAGAAAAACATTTGCACGATTTGTACAATAGCAAGAAAGACCGTCAAATCAGTGTTTATTCAGTTGAACAAAACGTACAGCACGATTTGTACAGCACAAATTGTACAAGTAATTATTATGAATTAAATAATAATCAATTAAATAATAATCAATTAAAAGATATAAGAGATGTTAACAATGTTACTAGCGTTACAATTTCGAAAGATGCTGAACGAATTTTGTCTTTAAAAGCCAAATGGTGCCATCAAGGTATTTCACCTGATTGGATCGAAGAAATTTATCAGCAATCAATTGAACGAGGAATTGCCAATAAGGTGGCTTATGTAAATAAAGCAGCCAGTACATATCTTGATAATATGCAAAAGAAAAATGCTCCTGTATCTTCTGGAAAAACTGAATTAGTACCAGATTGGTTTCCAGCTCGTAATCATCAAAAAGTTGAACCTAAGGACAAAACGATTGATTTTGATTTAGAGAGACAGAAGATACTTGCGAAATTAGGTCAATCAGAGACGCTGTAGGGCATTCTGTTTATCAAGATAGACATTTCTATTAGATAGATATAAAAAATGCTGTAGAAGGCTATTCTCTGCCTTCTACAGCATTTTTTATTTTAGAGATAGCATCCAATTTATGCGGATTTACAACGTTAAGCATTTAAAGTTCCCAAACGAGGGTTTGGGGACGTTATAATTTAATTAACAAACTAACTGAAAAGGGGGGATACATTGCACCCAATAGAAATTATTCAATTGATGATAGCCAGTGGAATTTTAGTTTTTATTTTATTCATTTCTTTTATTTTTAAAGGAAAATGGAGAAAAAGGATTCAGGGGTTGGCTCTTTTATTTTTAGTGTCTTTTGGCATCATTTATTTCGTACGTCCATATTGGACAGATATGCAAATTGAAAAGAAAGTAAGTTATATACAGTTGCATTTGGAGAAAAAGTATCCTGGAGAAACGTGGGAATTTCGAACAGTGCCTCATCGTGAAGATGGTTATGAATCCTTGAATCCATATTTTATTGGTGTCATATTTGATAATGAACCACAAGTGGAATATAAATATTTCGCTCGTAATAAACACGATATTACCCAACAAGGTTTTTCTACATCTGATTCAAAAAGTGATTTATTACATTTAGAATAAAAATTACTATGTTATTTTGAAGCCCACTCTTGCCTTATTTCCAAATTTAACTAAACACACATTTTTAACAAGCATTCCTTTAAACCTTCCCAAACATCGCTTTGGGAATGTTCCTTGCTTAAATATACTAAATTGAATTTGTTTTTAAGTGGTAAATTAAGTAAAATCAATATTGACTATACAATATTTTAACCAATAGGAGATGTTAACTGTGTACTCAACATACGTTCTTTACAATATCGTTCCCTTAGCTTTCCTATTTTTACTGATTTATATTTTCATTGATATATTTCTTGATTATTTTAGAAAAACGGGAAAAAGCAACAAAAAACGAGTTATTCTGTATAGCTTTATTTTTTACTTAATCATCCTTATTCAAATTAAATTTGGCGGATTTACACTTCCTCAAAATTCAGCAGACAATCATAAAATTTTTATTTCAACGAATGATTGGTTTGGATTATTCGATATGATAAACTTTAAAATTTCTATGTGGAGTTATTCTGCTATGGTTTATAACATCATTTTATTCATACCACTAGGAATTTATTTATTACTCTTATTCGATTTAAAAAGTAATAAGAAAGCTGTTTCAATGGTCATTCTAAGCTGTTTAATGATAGATGTAGCCCGTCT contains:
- a CDS encoding helix-turn-helix transcriptional regulator — its product is MKNNIKDLRAKYDFSQDVLAEKLGVSRQTIISLEKGRYNPSITLAFKLSRLFNCHIEDIFIYEEDNQ